Proteins encoded in a region of the Larimichthys crocea isolate SSNF chromosome XVI, L_crocea_2.0, whole genome shotgun sequence genome:
- the pagr1 gene encoding PAXIP1-associated glutamate-rich protein 1, translating to MQAEATDSSLTEGIEALGVKDAEKPAAGKEEEDNTEQQDTEMTAATEEDTTSKDEKDGDGDAVDGEAHKDEPQADTAVDGEEGKQAAVVDEWELAYSDEEMEDPKNWMPPPTEIKRLYELLAKGEMLELDFVPLPRRPPTPEHTPSPERDDEEEAAKDREREERERKPPTPTEFDFDEEQMQTTPKNAFINRRRTPGSSSRSSVKREARLDKVLSDMKRHRKIEEHIMRTGRDLFKTEKKLEEALSPNSQKEREKERERDSNPNTIFSPRQRRY from the exons ATGCAGGCTGAGGCCACAGACTCCTCACTGACAGAGGGCATAGAGGCTCTGGGTGTGAAGGACGCAGAGAAACCTGCAGCAggcaaggaggaagaggacaacacagagcagcaggacaCGGAGATGACTGCTGCCACGGAGGAGGACACGACAAGCAAGGATGAAAAGG ATGGAGACGGAGACGCGGTGGACGGCGAGGCGCACAAAGACGAACCTCAGGCAGACACAGCGGTGGATGGTGAAGAGGGAAAGCAGGCTGCGGTAGTGGACGAATGGGAGCTTGCGTACAGTGACGAGGAAATGGAGGACCCTAAAAACTGGATGCCCCCTCCCACTGAGATTAAAAGACTCTATGAGCTCCTCGCTAAAGGGGAGATGTTGGAATTGGACTTTGTGCCCCTTCCTAGGAGGCCTCCTACGCCTGAACATACCCCCTCACCTGAAAGAGATGACGAAGAGGAGGCAGCGAAggacagggagagggaggagagagagcgcaA GCCTCCAACTCCGACTGAGTTTGACTTTGATGAAGAGCAAATGCAAACCACTCCGAAAAATGCCTTCATCAACAGACGCAGAACACCAG GATCTTCATCCCGCTCCTCTGTGAAAAGGGAAGCTCGGTTGGACAAAGTACTGTCAGACATGAAGCGCCACCGCAAAATCGAGGAGCACATCATGCGCACTGGTCGAGATCTCTTCAAGACTGAAaagaagctggaggaggctCTGTCCCCGAACAGCCAAAAGGAGcgggagaaggagagggaacGAGACAGCAACCCCAACACCATCTTCTCCCCGAGACAGAGGAGATACTGA